One Streptococcus sp. VT 162 genomic window, CAACTCAATCAACATGATAAAAGCTGACATAACCAACAACTTATCCGCCATCGGATCCGCAAACTTTCCAAAGTTGCTGACTACATTCCATTTACGAGCAAGGTAGCCATCAAGATAATCCGTTATACTAGCAACTGCAAAGATGATCGCTGCCAGCAAATGACTGCCTTGTGAATGGCCCAAAGTCAAAATAAGAATAAAGAGAGGTATAAAGAGAATTCTACCAATAGTTAATACATTAGGAATTTGTTCTTTTTTCATTGATTTTTCCTTAATCTGTAGTAAATGTAAGTGTTACAGTTCCAGTCTGAGTTGTCAGCTTCGAAGTATCAATCGTTTGATTGTCCACAGTCACAGTAACTCCCTTCACTACACCTAAAGTAATGGTAACGGGATTCTTAGTTGAAACTGTTGTTTTTGCATTCTTATTGTCTGCGGACAGTGTCACACCACCCTCCAGCTCACTTCCTGAAACACTAACCCAACTAGCTTCATCTGAAACTGCCAGTTGAACAGTAGCCGTTTCCTTACTCGTTTTATAGCGAGCCACAATGCGGTTTCCTTCACCTGACACTGTAATAGTTGATTCCGTAGTAGACGACGAACTAGACGTCTGACTACTAGAAGATGAACTAGATGAGGTTGTGGAACTAGTCGAGTTCACAATGCTATAATTAGCTGAAGAAGGACTTGGCTGAGTTTGGATGTAGTTCCAAACATAGTAAGTAACAAAAATTAAAATTGACAAAGCAAATAGGACGAAATAAAACAAGGGGAGATAAGACGTTTTTTTCTTATTTGATCGTCTGCGACCAGACAAGTCTTCTTCATCAACATCTACCTCTTCATAGGTGATCATACTGCCTGAATCGTAGGCATCCAAAACAATTCCTTCATCTAACTCTACTGCCCAGGCATATTTTCTTAAAAAAGAACGAGCGTAGAAGGTGCTAGGAAGTAAATCAAAATCATCTGCCTCCATGGCTTCTAGAAAATGCAACTGAATTTCAGTTTTTTCCTGCAATTCTTCCAGACTCAATCCCTGGTTAATTCTAGCTAAACGTAGAACCTCGCCAATTGTTTTTTTTCTCATACGTACCATTCCTTCTTTCTAGTATTAGTCATCTTTTAAGCTGGAAAGATTGTAAAATCAACTAGATCACCATCATCAATCAAACGATGCCCAGCTTCTAGAACATCCTCCAAAGTAATTTCCTGTAAAATTTTCGGAAAATCAAAAATTGTTTCTCCGCGATCCATCGGATCGTATTGAGTGGCAATAAACTCCAAGGAGTTCATACTGCTGAAAAACTCCCCAAACATCTCACTCTTAACAAGATCTAAATGTTCCTCTGTAATATCCGTATCACTACTAAACTGACGAATCGCTTTCCGAAATTGATGCGACAGAGAAACAGGCTCTTTGGTATCCATCGTCAATATCACAAAATGAAAGCGACTGTTGACTTCAACCTCAAGTGACAATGACGCGTCTAACTTCCCAGACTCATATAACCTTTGAAAACGATCAGAAGTCCAACCAAACATCATCGTAAATAGTAATTTCAATAAAATATTGTAACGATAAGACTCAGCTTCTGTTATTTGCCCATTACCTCTAATCGCAACAGCAAGTTTGGGTGAAGAAACTTCCATCCGAAGGCTATCTGTTTTCTTCACAGGCTGCAAAAGGAGTTGCTCTTTTGAAACCATAAACTGGTTTGAAACTTCCTTTCCCTTTTTCGAAAAGTATTCCTCAACAACTCTTACATCAATATTTCCAACTAAAAACAGTGACATATTGACAGGTTTGTAAAACTCTGTAAAGTTCTCTTTTAAATTTGAAACTTGAATCTCAGAAATTGATTTTTCACTTCCAACAATGTCTATTGCTAAAGGAGTATCAGGATAAAGGTTGGCTAATGTTGCAAAAAACAAGCGTGAGTCTGGATCATCTTGGTACATTTCTCGTTCTTGCTGGATAATATCCTGTTCCCTCAAAATAGACTCTTCTGTAAAATGAACACCTCCGACTAACTCATCTAGCAAATCTAAATTCTCTAATAGATGGTCAATTGTTGAAAAAAGATAGCTGGTCTTAGTAAAGCTTGTAAAGGCATTACTGTCCGCACCTAATCGAGTAAAAGCAGCCATTATATCCTCCGAATTTTCTCTTTCAAACAATTTATGTTCAAGAAAATGTGCAATTCCTGCTGGATGATGACGTAAACCTTTTCCCAAGCTTGTATAAGTTGCATCTACAGAACCAAATTGAACTGTTACAATCCCATAAACCTCATTGAAATCTTGCTTAGGGAGTAAAGAAACTGTCAACCCATTTGACAATTTTGTTTTGTAGACTGTTTCCTTTACAGCAGGATAGTATTTTTCTTCAAAAGTAACCTTTGTCATTCTACTCCTTCCATAAAGTAAATCGCTTGTAACTTCAAACTATTGGCAGCTTTACATACAGCTTCTTTATCAACACTCTCTAATTTTGCCACCAATCGATCAATGTCAAAGCTTGATTTCCCCAATAGAGCATTCAAATAGACTCTTTCAACTAGGGCCTGTTGATTATCTTGAGCCATCAACAAAGATCGTCGAATCATCTCCTTGGTTTGTTCAAGCTCAAAATCTGTAAAGTTGCCCTTTTTCAAATCTAGCAACTGATGATTCATCAATTTTCTAGCCTGATTTCGATTTTCTCTATCAATACCCGCATACATCCTTAACAGACCACTAAACAAATCCAATTGACTAGAGACTGTATAGGCTATTCCAGCATTTTCACGAACATTTGTAAAAAGTTTCGAATGTGCAAATTCACCCAACAAACCATTCATAACAAGCATGGGCAAATGCTCATCATCACCATATTTTACAGGAGAATGATAGCCTAATTCCAAAATAGATTGCCCAACATTCCTCTGAAACATTCCTTCTCGTAGAACATTCAAATAAGATTGATGGTACTGGATAGTGACGCCGTTCTCTCTAGCTGTAAAGGGTAATGACTTCAGTGATTCTGTAATTTCTACTTCATTAAAATCACCTAAGAAAAAGAAATCAATACGATCATTTTTCAGAGTATTTTGAAAGCACATGTAGCCACTTTCCGGAGACTCATTTAAAATGCTATTTCGTAAATCACTGTATCTCAATTGAAGACGCTCATCATGGAAGAACAAGCTATCCAACTCCTTATGAGCAAAATAAAATGAATCATCCATATCAGTAGCTAGACTAGCCAATAACTGTTTTCTTTCAATTTCAAATAAAGCTGGCTCAAAAGCACCATCTTGAGCTAAGGGAGCAAATAAAGTCTGTCTCACCAATTCCAAAATTCGAGAAGTCAAGACATTCTTTTTGCTTAAAAAATCATCCCTCACATAAGTAAATGTTAAGTCAAGAATATGTGCCTGTCCCCTACGATAAGCACTTGTGGAAATATCTGTTCCATATAAACTTGCCAAGTATCTGCGAAATGCTTGTGATGTGGGATAAGCTTGATTTGCCGTCTCCAACATACTAGCACTTAACATGCGTCCTGCTATTGTCTCAAGAGATAAGGGAGCAGTAAAACGAATAGTGATTTTATTTGTTTTAAACTTTTTGGATTGAACAAAATGTGCTGAAATTCCAGGCACTAATTCCATACCTTACCTCCTTACATATAGAGTTCTATTATACCACGAAAATCAAAATTTTTCTTGTTCTCTTTATAGCTTTAAAGAGTAAAACCGTTTTCATTTCAACTAACTTTCCTTCAGCTATTTCAAGGAAAATATGGTATAATACCAAAGATTGAGGTGAATTATGGAATACAAATTATTTGAAGAATTTATTACGCTCCAAGCCCTCCTAAAAGAACTTGGAATTATACAAAGCGGTGGTGCTATCAAATCCTTTTTAATGGATCATCAAGTTTACTTTAATGGTGAGTTAGAAAGTAGACGTGGGAAAAAAATTCG contains:
- a CDS encoding DNA-binding protein is translated as MRKKTIGEVLRLARINQGLSLEELQEKTEIQLHFLEAMEADDFDLLPSTFYARSFLRKYAWAVELDEGIVLDAYDSGSMITYEEVDVDEEDLSGRRRSNKKKTSYLPLFYFVLFALSILIFVTYYVWNYIQTQPSPSSANYSIVNSTSSTTSSSSSSSSQTSSSSSTTESTITVSGEGNRIVARYKTSKETATVQLAVSDEASWVSVSGSELEGGVTLSADNKNAKTTVSTKNPVTITLGVVKGVTVTVDNQTIDTSKLTTQTGTVTLTFTTD
- a CDS encoding peptidase M16, with the protein product MTKVTFEEKYYPAVKETVYKTKLSNGLTVSLLPKQDFNEVYGIVTVQFGSVDATYTSLGKGLRHHPAGIAHFLEHKLFERENSEDIMAAFTRLGADSNAFTSFTKTSYLFSTIDHLLENLDLLDELVGGVHFTEESILREQDIIQQEREMYQDDPDSRLFFATLANLYPDTPLAIDIVGSEKSISEIQVSNLKENFTEFYKPVNMSLFLVGNIDVRVVEEYFSKKGKEVSNQFMVSKEQLLLQPVKKTDSLRMEVSSPKLAVAIRGNGQITEAESYRYNILLKLLFTMMFGWTSDRFQRLYESGKLDASLSLEVEVNSRFHFVILTMDTKEPVSLSHQFRKAIRQFSSDTDITEEHLDLVKSEMFGEFFSSMNSLEFIATQYDPMDRGETIFDFPKILQEITLEDVLEAGHRLIDDGDLVDFTIFPA
- a CDS encoding peptidase M16, yielding MELVPGISAHFVQSKKFKTNKITIRFTAPLSLETIAGRMLSASMLETANQAYPTSQAFRRYLASLYGTDISTSAYRRGQAHILDLTFTYVRDDFLSKKNVLTSRILELVRQTLFAPLAQDGAFEPALFEIERKQLLASLATDMDDSFYFAHKELDSLFFHDERLQLRYSDLRNSILNESPESGYMCFQNTLKNDRIDFFFLGDFNEVEITESLKSLPFTARENGVTIQYHQSYLNVLREGMFQRNVGQSILELGYHSPVKYGDDEHLPMLVMNGLLGEFAHSKLFTNVRENAGIAYTVSSQLDLFSGLLRMYAGIDRENRNQARKLMNHQLLDLKKGNFTDFELEQTKEMIRRSLLMAQDNQQALVERVYLNALLGKSSFDIDRLVAKLESVDKEAVCKAANSLKLQAIYFMEGVE